Genomic DNA from Streptomyces sp. NBC_01571:
GTCGTGGACGTTCCGCTCGGACACCGCGGCGCGGACAGCCATGCTGCCGTTGCTCCAGGTCGACTACGCCGTCCCCGTCGACGCGCGGAACGCGGTGGGCCGGGCGCGCGGGCACAGCATCGGACTGACCGTCCGCATGCAGGACGGCATGACGGCACCGCGTGGTGTGACGCTCAGGGTCGAGACGTCGTACGACGGCGGGCGGACCTGGGCCACCGCGTCCACGGCCCGCAGGGGCAGCGGCTTCAGCGCCACCGTGGAGCGGCCGAACCGCGTGCACGGCGACGCGTACGTGACGCTGCGTGTCACCGCGAAGGACGCGGCCGGCGACACCGTCCAGCAGACGGTGGACCGCGCCTACCTGCACCCCGGCGCGCGGTGACGGTGACCGTGACTGGGGATCGTCCCTCCTGACGACGGGGTGGGTGCCGTGGAGTCCGTCCCCGGCACCCACCCCGTCTCAGTGGGACACCTCCCGGCCGGCCGGACCCGGTTCCGGGTGGGCGCCGGTGAGCTCCGGCTCCAGACCGCCGGTCAACTCGGCGTGCCCGCGGCCGGAATCGACGCGCCACGCCTCGAAGGCCCAGGCCGTCAGGGCGACGACCGCGAGCCCCAGCAGCCAGCCGCCCACCACGTCACTGAACCAGTGCACGCCGAGCGCGACGCGGGTGAAGCCGACACCGAGCACCGAGACGGCGGCCAGACACCAGCCCAGCGGCCGCCAGGCGCGCGGGACCAGGGGCAGCAGGACGAGCAGCAGCACCGCGAACGAGGTGGTGGCCGTCATCGCGTGCCCGGACGGGAACGAGAACCCCGGGGCGTGCGCGACCGGATCCTCCAGAGACGGTCTGGCCCGCTCGACCACTGTCTTGACGAGCAGTCCGATCAGGCCGCCGGCCACGGCCGTCACGGCGGACCAGGCCGCCAGCCGCCACGCCCTGCGGTACACCAGCCAGATCGTGAGCAGCGCGACGGCCGTACGCAGGGTGACGGGATCCCACACCCGGTCGGAGAGGAAGCGCAGCGTGCTCGTCCAGGCGGGGTGTTCCAGCGCCGTCTCGTGCAGCCGTCGCGCGGTGCCCGCGTCCAGACGGCGGAGGGGCTGCCAGTGGCCCTCCAGGAGTACGAGCAGGAGCCCGAAGGGCACGGCGGCGACCGCGGCGACGGCGGCCGACCCGAGCAGCCGGACACCGAACCTGCGGTCTGCCGCCCGGCGGCGCTGCTCACGGAGGCGGAGGGCAACGGTTCGCACCGGCATTCACACTCCAGGGTCGGGGTGGATCGGACCGGGCCGCAGGGCCCGTGAGGCCTCCAGCTGCGCGGCGAACGCCAGTCCGAGGAACAGGGCGATGGAGGTCAGATAGGCCCAGAGCAACAGTGACATGAAGGCGCTGAGCGGGCCGTAGATCGTGTCGAAGGACCCGCTCACCCCGAGGTACAGGCTCAGCAGCCAGGTCAGTGCCGTCCACAGCACGAGGTAGACCGCGGCGCCGAAGGCCAGCCAGGTGTAACCGGGCTGCTGCCGGCGGGGAGAGCGACGGAAGATCGCGCTGGCGGAGAGGAGCGCGAGCAGGAAACCGACCGGCCACCGGATGATCTCCCAGGCGGTCCTGGCCGCGCCGTCGAGTCCGTAGACCGTCACCGCCGCGGAGGCCAGGTCGCCGCCGGCCACCATGACGACGAACCCCAGCCCCAGCGGGATCCCGGCGCTGAGCGACATCACCAGGCCGCGCAGGTACTTCCGGTGGAAGGGGCGGTCCCGCTCGTTCCCGTAGATCCGGTTGGCACCACGCTCGATCTGGCACATCGCCGTGGTGACGTTGACCAGGGAGAAGAGCAGACCCAACCAGAGGGCGACCTGCGCGCCGTCGCCCGCCGTGTGCCGGCTGCGCCGCAGCGCGTCGTCGACCACCTCGGCGCTCGGGCCCGCGGCGATCCGGTGGATCGTCAGCTCGGCGAACCTGCCGATGTCCTCCGAGTGCAGTGCCGTGGAGAGTCCGACGAACGCGATGGCGAGCGGGATCACGGCCAGCACCGTCTGCAGGGCGAGCGCCCGGGAGTGGCTGAAGCCGTCGGCGTAGCGGAACCGGATGAACGAGTCGCGCAGCAGCGGCCAGCGGCCGTAACGGCGCAGGGACGCCAGCGCCTCGTCCGCGGAGAGTTCCTCGCCGGTCATGTCACGGGTCTCGGGGACCCTGGTGGCGGTACCCATTCACTTCTCCCGGGACGGCAGCAGCACGGTCAGGGCGCCGGGCCTGACCTCGGCGGTGAGACGGCGCCCCGGGCCGACCGGGTCTCCGTCGAGTTCGCGGGACTGCGGGGAGTCGAAGGTGAGTTCGGCGCGGCGGAAGGTGAAGAACTCCACCGGTACGCCGGCCCGGTCGCCGTCCTGGGTGGCGAGGGTGTCCACGGCGGCGCCCCGGGGCGTCCGGGACCGGCCGCGCAGCAGCGTTCCCACCGCGCGCATCCAGCCGCCGGGGCCCCGCGGGTCGAGGATCAGGAGGTCGAGGCGCCCGTCGTCGGGACGGGCGGACGGCAGGAGCGTCAACCCGCCCTGGACGGTGCCGACGTTGGCGACGAGGACCATGCGCGCGGTACGGCGGAGGGCGGGCGCGTCGTCGAGCCGGATGGTCAGACCCATACGGGGGGTGCGCAGCGTGCTGATGCCCGCCAGGAGGTACGCGGGCCAGCCCACGGCCGACTTGGCGCGTTCGTCCGTGTGCTCGATCATCGCGGCGTCCAGTCCGGCCCCGGACATCGCGGTGAAGTGGGTGGCGGTGAGGTCGTCGCCCTCGATGTGCCCGAGGTCCAGGGGGTGCGACGTACCGCGCAGCGCGGCCTCCAGGGCCTCGGCGGGGGCGAGCGGCAGGCCGAGGTTGCGGGCCAGCAGATTGCCGGTGCCGCACGGTACGACGGCGAGCGGGACCCCGCTGCCGGCCAGGGCGTCGGCCACCACGCGGACGGTACCGTCCCCGCCGCAGACCACGACCAGCGTCGCACCGTCGCGGATCGCGCGGGCCGTCTGCCCGCTGCCCGGGTCGTCGCGGGTCGTCTCGATGAACACCGGCGCACGGTGGCCGTTGTGGTCCAGGACCCGTCGCAGGGACACCCGGGTGGCTTCGTCGGTCACCGTGGGATTGAAGATCACGGCCGTGGTGCCGTGGTGCCGCTCGGCGCGGGCACCGTCGGCGGCGGGCAGCGAGCCGGTGGAGGGCGGCGCGGTCACGGACTTGTCGGTCAGCAGGGCACGCCCGACGATCAGCAGGGACAGGCCGCCGTTGACGAGTCCGCCCACCACGTCCGTGGGGTGGTGCATGCCGCGGTAGAGGCGGGCGACGCCCACCAGCAGCGGTATGAGGAGCAGCAGCACCCCCACGACTCTGCGCCAGGGACCGCGCCCGCGTGACAGCACCACTACGGCGAGGCCCGCGTACAGGGCGGTGGCGGCGCCGGTGTGGCCGGACGTGTA
This window encodes:
- a CDS encoding YihY/virulence factor BrkB family protein; the protein is MGTATRVPETRDMTGEELSADEALASLRRYGRWPLLRDSFIRFRYADGFSHSRALALQTVLAVIPLAIAFVGLSTALHSEDIGRFAELTIHRIAAGPSAEVVDDALRRSRHTAGDGAQVALWLGLLFSLVNVTTAMCQIERGANRIYGNERDRPFHRKYLRGLVMSLSAGIPLGLGFVVMVAGGDLASAAVTVYGLDGAARTAWEIIRWPVGFLLALLSASAIFRRSPRRQQPGYTWLAFGAAVYLVLWTALTWLLSLYLGVSGSFDTIYGPLSAFMSLLLWAYLTSIALFLGLAFAAQLEASRALRPGPIHPDPGV
- a CDS encoding diacylglycerol kinase family protein gives rise to the protein MPTAVPERPAGLPRIPSEEAGSGRPAALPRGIGRTAARIAALTACQAALMVGFGLLITGPARDLWPLTVEDRVDEAFERGRTGTLTTLSFLGSEAGNTLTVITLTLAACLVLVLLPRLPMWRQAVFLAVAVSLQSLVFLTITLSVDRNRPDVDRLDASPPTSSYTSGHTGAATALYAGLAVVVLSRGRGPWRRVVGVLLLLIPLLVGVARLYRGMHHPTDVVGGLVNGGLSLLIVGRALLTDKSVTAPPSTGSLPAADGARAERHHGTTAVIFNPTVTDEATRVSLRRVLDHNGHRAPVFIETTRDDPGSGQTARAIRDGATLVVVCGGDGTVRVVADALAGSGVPLAVVPCGTGNLLARNLGLPLAPAEALEAALRGTSHPLDLGHIEGDDLTATHFTAMSGAGLDAAMIEHTDERAKSAVGWPAYLLAGISTLRTPRMGLTIRLDDAPALRRTARMVLVANVGTVQGGLTLLPSARPDDGRLDLLILDPRGPGGWMRAVGTLLRGRSRTPRGAAVDTLATQDGDRAGVPVEFFTFRRAELTFDSPQSRELDGDPVGPGRRLTAEVRPGALTVLLPSREK
- a CDS encoding phosphatase PAP2 family protein; this translates as MPVRTVALRLREQRRRAADRRFGVRLLGSAAVAAVAAVPFGLLLVLLEGHWQPLRRLDAGTARRLHETALEHPAWTSTLRFLSDRVWDPVTLRTAVALLTIWLVYRRAWRLAAWSAVTAVAGGLIGLLVKTVVERARPSLEDPVAHAPGFSFPSGHAMTATTSFAVLLLVLLPLVPRAWRPLGWCLAAVSVLGVGFTRVALGVHWFSDVVGGWLLGLAVVALTAWAFEAWRVDSGRGHAELTGGLEPELTGAHPEPGPAGREVSH